The genomic DNA GACGCGTACTGCACGCCGGCCCAGAAGACCTCCTGCGGGTCGTCCTCGATGGTGCGCAGGTGCTCGGCGAAGGGCTGCGGAAAGCTCGCTCCGCACATGGCCGTGAAGCGCTCGATCTGCTTCACGTTGGTCACCGGCATGATGCCCGCCACGATGGGCACCGCGACGCCCGCCTTCTGCGCGCGATCGCAGAAGCTCAGGAACGCGGCGTTCTCGAAGAACAGCTGCGACACCAGGAAGTCCACGCCGGCGTTCACCTTCTCCACCAGGTGGCGCAAGTCCGCGTCGGCGTCCGTGGCCTCGGGGTGCACCTCCGGGTAGCAGGCCGCGCCCACGCAGAACGCATCGCCGTAGCGCTCACGGATGAACGACACCAGCTCGGTGCCATGCGTGAAGCCCCCGGCCACGGCCTCGAAGCGCTCGCTGCCCTTCGGCGGATCCCCGCGCAGAGCGAGCACGTTCTCGATGCCCAGCTCGCCCAAGCGGTCCAGGATCTCGGCGATCTCGTCGCGCGTGGAGCCCACGCAGGTGAGGTGCGCCATGGCCTCGATGCCCAGCTCGCGCTTGATGCGACCCACCAGCTCGATGGTGCGCGCGCGCGTGCTGCCGCCAGCGCCGTAGGTGACCGACACGTAGTCGGGGCGCAGCTTCGCGAGCTGCTCGAGGCTCTTCCACAAGACGACCTCGCCCGCCTCGGTCTTGGGCGGGAAGAACTCGAAGCTGAACACGGGGCGCTTGTGCTTCAGGCGGTCTGCGATGCGCATCGGCGGACCCTAGCAGGGACGAAGCGGAACGCCCACGCGAGCAAGCGCGTGCGAGCCAGCCTGCTAGGCTGCCCGCCGCGATGCTGTATCGATTCCTGCTGCGACCGCTGCTGTACCTGCTCCCCGCAGAGACGGCGCACCACATCACGTTCGCCATGCTGCGGGCGTTCGCGCGCGTGCGGCCGTTCCGGGCCCTGTTGCGTGCGCTCTTCTCGGCCACCAGCCCGGCCCTCGAGACGCGCGCGCTCGGCATGCGCCTGCCCAACCCCGTCGGGCTCGCGGCGGGCTTCGACAAGGACGCGCAGGGCTTCGAGGCGCTGGGGGCGCTGGGCTTCGGCTTCGTGGAGGTGGGCACGCTCACGGGCCAGGCCCAGCCGGGCAACCCCAAGCCGCGCCTCTTCCGTCTTCCGGCAGACCGCGCGCTGGTGAACCGCATGGGCTTCAACAACGGGGGCAGCGCCGCCGCCGCCGAGCGCCTCGCCGTGCCGCGTGACACCCGCGTGGGCGTCAACCTGGGCAAGAGCAAGGTGGTGGCCGAGGAAGACGCGCCGTCCGACTACGTGCTGAGCGCCGAGCGCCTCGCCCCGCTGGCCGACTACGTGGTGGTCAACGTGAGCTCCCCGAACACACCCGGGCTGCGCAACCTGCAGGCCGTGGAGAAGCTGCAGCCGCTGCTGGTGGCGGTGCGCGAGGCCATCGACCGCGTCTCCTCGCCCACACGGCGCGTGCCCCTGCTGGTGAAGATCGCGCCCGACCTCGCCGACGAAGACGTGGACCAGGTGGCGGACCTGGCCGTGCAGCTCGGGCTGGACGGCATCATCGCCACCAACACCACCATCTCCCGGGTGGGCCTGCGCTCGCACCCGGCCCGGGTGGAGGCCTGCGGCGCCGGCGGGCTGAGCGGTGCGCCACTCGAAGTTCGCTCGCTGGCCGTGCTCAAGCGGCTGCGAGCCCGTGTCGGCCCGGACATGACGCTGGTCACAATGGACGGAGTGGAGACGCCGGAGCACGCCTACGCCCGCATCCGGGCTGGGGCCACGCTCATTCAGGTCTACACCGGGCTCATCTACCACGGGCCCATGCTGCCCAAGCGCCTGGCCCGCGGGCTCGAGCGCCTGGCCCGTCGTGACGGGTTCGAGCGGGTGGCCGACGCCGTGGGTGTCGACGCCTGACGGCGGCCAGCCGTTTCAGGCTGTGGTGCGCACTGCAAAGCCCTGAAACATCTGACGCTGCGGCACATTCTCGCTCTCGTTTTGGTACGCTGAGCGGCATGACCCGAGCCGCTTGCTTCCTCTGCACGCTCACCGCCGCTCTCACCTTCATGGCGAGCGGCGCCGCCACCGCGTCGGCTGACGTCAACATCTACCGCGGGGGCTCGCGCTGGGCCGTGCTGGAAGACGATGGCGACGTCTACATCAACGGCAGCCGCGTGGGCCAGGTCGAGAGCGATGGCGACGTGTACGTCAACGGCAGCCGCGTGGGCCAGGTCGAAGACGACGGCGACATCTACCGCAACGGGAGTCGCATCGGCCAGGTGGAGAGCGACGGCGACGTCTACATGAACGGCAGCCGCATGGGTCAAATCGAGAGCGACGGCGACATCTACAAGGATGGCTCGCGCTGGGGCCAGGCCGAGAGCTGCTGCGGCAGCTTCACCCTGCTGCGCAACGTCATCGCCGTGCTGATCTTCTTCGACAGCGGCTACACCAGCTGACAGAAAACAAAATGTCCAACACCAAGTATGACTACATCGTGGTCGGGGCGGGCTCGGCCGGCTGCTGCATCGCCAACCGCCTCTCCGCCGACGGCAAGACCCGCGTGCTCCTCATCGAGGCCGGCGGCAAGGACAACAACCCGCTCATCAAGATGGGCATCGGCTTCAGCCGGCTGATGTACGACAAGTCCGTCAGCAACGTGTACGAGACGCAGCCGGAGCCGCACCTCGGCAACCGCAGGGTGCACATCGTGCGCGGGCGCGTGCTGGGCGGCAGCAGCTCCATCAATGGACAAATCTACATGCGCGGCCAGCGCCAGGACTACGACGACTGGGCCGCGCTGCCCGGCTGCGAGGGCTGGAGCTACGACGAGCTGCTGCCGTACTTCCGCAAGTCCGAGCACTTCGAGCCGGGTCCGGCCAGCGACTACCACGGGCAGGGCGGCGAGCTGAACGTCACGTATCCGTCCTTCAACTACGACATCACCGAGGCTTACTTGGCCTCCGCCAACAGCCTCGGCATCCCGCGCAACGACGACCTCAATGGTGAGAACCAAGAGGGCATCGGCATGATGCAGGTCAACCAGAAGGACCGTCAGCGCTGGAGCTCGGCCGATGCGTTCCTCGACAAGGAAGTGAAGGCGCGCCCCAACCTGGTCATCACGCTGAACTCCTACGTGAAGCGCGTCGTGCTCGACGGTAAGCGCGCCATCGGCGTGGACTACCAGGACAAGAAGGGCACTGTGCATCGTGCGGAGGTCACCAAGGAGGTCATCCTCTCGGCCGGCGCCTACAACTCGTCGCCCATCCTCGAGCTGTCGGGCATCGGTCGGAAGGACGTGCTGAAGGGCCTCGGCGTCGAGCTGCTGCACGAGCTGGCTGGCGTGGGCGAGAACCTCTAGGACCACTACCAGGCCTGGTGTCAGATGGGCGTGAAGACCAAGAAGGTCTTGTCGGAAGACGGCAAGTTCCCGCACGTGGTGTTCAACACCTTCAAGTACCTCTTCACCAAGAAGGGGCCGCTCACGTTCCCGGCGGCCAACGTGGGCGCCTTCGTGCCCAACAAGGGCGCCGAGCGGCCCATCTTCCAGATCCACTTCACGCCCGGTGCCGGCAGCCAGGACTCCGACGGCAACATGGTCGCCAGCAAGGAGCCGGGGGTGAACGCCACCATCACCATCGTGCGGCCTACCTCGCGCGGCAGCGTGCATGCCAGCAGCCAGGACCCGAAGGCCTTTCCGAACATCGTGCACAACTACCTGGCCACGGAGCACGACCAGCGGCTCTCGGTGGAGGCCTACAAGCTGCTGCGCGCCATCTACCGGTCGGAGAGCTTCGCGCCGCACGCCACGCACGAGCTGGTCCCCGGCGACCAGGTCGCGACCGACGAGCAGATCCTCGAGTACTGGCGCACCGACGGCATGAGCGTCTACCACCCCGTGGGCTCCACCAAGATGGGCGCCGCCGACGATCCGCTCGCCGTGGTGGACAGCGCCTGCCGGGTGCACGGCATCGAGGGCCTGCGCGTGGTGGATGCCTCGGTGTTCCCGTTGCTGCCCTCGGGCAACACGCACGCTCCCACGGTGGCCGTGGCCGAGCGCACGTGTGACCTCATCCTGGGGAAGCCGCTGCTGGCGTAGCCTCCCCGGGCCCGGCGTAGCCCTCTCGCGGGCTACTCCGCCGGCTGGCTGCCCAGGCCCGGGTCGGAGATCAGCGTGTCCGCGGGGCCCTCGGGCTCCTCGGGCTCGTCGACGGGCTCGTCACCGCTCAACCAGCGCATGAAGTTGCCCATGCCGCGCGTGGCGTCTTCGAGCGCCATGTACGCCGCCGGCACCAGCAGCAGCGTGATGAACGTGGCGAAGAGCACTCCGAAGCCCAGGCTGATGGCCATGGGGATCAGGAAGCGCGCCTGCACGCTGGTCTCGAGGATGATGGGCGCGAGCCCGAAGAACGTGGTCAGCGAGGTGAGCAAGATGGGCCGGATGCGCCGCGCGCCTCCCATCAAGCACGCTCGCCAGATGTCGTGCCCCTCGGCCCGGAACTCGTTGGTGGCCTCCACCAAGATGAGCGAGTCGTTCACCACCACGCCCGCCAGCGCCACGATGCCCATCTGGCTCATGATGCTGAGGTCGTAGCCCATGAGCACGTGGCCCCACACGGCGCCGATGAAGCCGAAGGGGATGGCGAGCAGCACCAGGATGGGCTGCGCGTAGCTCTTGAAGCCCACGGCCAGCAGCGCGTACATCGCGAACAGCGCGAACGTGAAGCCGAGCTTCAGCGAGTTCATGGTCTCGGCCTGGCGCTCCTGCTCGCCGCCCAGGCTGTGGGTCAGCCCCGGGATGTCACGCTCGAGCTGCGCCACCTCGTTGGCCACGATGCGCTCCACGATCTCGCCGGCGTTCGTGTCGCCGTCCTCCACGTCGGCGGTGACGGTGATGGTCTGTCGCCCCTCGGTGCGGCGGATCACGGTGTAGGCCCGGCCGCGCGACACGTGCGCCGCTTGCGCCAGCGGGATCTCCACGCCCGAGGGCGCCCGCACCATCATCTGCTCCACCTCGTGCAGGGAGCTGCGGTCCTCGCGCGGGCGCCGCACGAACACGCGCACCTCGTCGCGTCCACGCTGCTGGCGCACGGCCTCGGTGCCGTAGTACGCGGCGCGCACCTGGCGCGCGAGGTCCACCTCGGTGAGCCCCAGCGCGCGGCCCTCGGCGGTCAGCGTGAAGTCCAGCTGCTCCTTGCCCACCGCCACGCCGCTCTCGATGTCCCGCAGGCTCGAGTAGGAGCGAATCTCCTCCGCCAGCCGTCGCGCGGCCGCCTCCAGCACCTCGCTGTCTTCGTGCACCAGCTCGATGGCCACCGGCGAGCCGGGCTGCGCGCCTACGTCGTAGTTGAACACCAGCGAGTCCACGCCCGGGATGTCGGCCACCTGCGCGCGCCACAAGCGCACGATCTCCGAGGTGGTCACCTCGCGCTCCTCCTGCGCCACCATGTAGAACATGACGGTGCCGAGGTTGCTGCCGAAGACGCCCGCGCCGCCCGTGATGTCGGGCTCGAGTGAGGTGTTGGAGCCGACGTCCAGGTAGATGCCACGCGAGATGCTGCCGCCCGCGATGGTGGGGTGCTCGGCGATGAGGCGCTCAGCGGCGCCCGAGATCTGCTCGAGCGCGCGGCGCGTGTCGGCGATGGGCGTCCCCACGGGCATTTTCAGCATGACCGTGATGACGTCACCGGCGGTCTTGGGGAGGAAGGAAAAGCCCACCCTCCCGCCGGCTATCAGTCCCACAGAGGCCACCATCATGGCCAAGCCGGTCATGAGCGTCACATAGCGCCAGCGCAGCGCCACCTTGAGCGTGGGCAAGTAGAAGCGCTGCGTCACGACCACCAGGCCACGCGAGACGGTCTTGGTGGGCAGCAGCTGCAGCGGGAACAAGATGGGCCAGAGCAGCTTTTCCAGCAACCACGGCATCTTGTGCGAGAGGTGCGCCGGCAGGACGTAGAGCGACTCCACCAACGAGACGACGAGCACCAGGATCACCACGATGGGCAGCACGCGGAAGAACTTCCCCATGACCCCCGGCACGAACAGCATGGGGAGGAACGCCACGCAGGTCGTCAAGATGGAGAGCAAGACGGGCAAGCCCACGGTGCTCACCCCCTTGATGGCCGAGTCCGCGCGTGAGTAGCCCTTCTCTCGTAGGTCGTAGACCGACTCGCCCACCACGATGGCGTCGTCCACAACCATGCCCAGCGTCACGATGAACGCGAACAGCGAGATCATGTTGATGGACACGTCGGTCACGTCGAAGAAGATGAGCGAGCCCGCGAACGACGTGGGGATGCCCAGCGCCACCCAGAACGCGAGGCGCGCCTCGAGCAGCAGCCCCAGGATCAACAGCACCAGCACCAGGCCCTGCAGCGCGTTCTCGCGCAGGAGGTTGATGCGGTCCGCGTACATCTCGCTCAAGTCGGCCCACGTGGTGACGCTCACCCCGGCGGGCAGCTCCCCTGCCGCGCGTGCCGCGTACTCCTTCACAGCCGCGGCCACGTCGAGCGGGGTCTCGTTGCCCACGCGGAAGGCGCTCACCATCACGGCCCGCTGCCCGTTGAAGCGCACCTCGCGCTCGTCCTCCGAGAACCCGTCCCGGATGGTGGCGATGTCCCGCAGCAGCACCTGCGTTCCGTCGGGGCGCGCCATCACGGCGATGTCCCCGAACTCGGCGCCGCGGTCGCGTCGCTCGGTGGTGCGCAGCAGGATCTCGCCCGCCGTGGTTCGCACGGTCCCGGCCGGCAGCTCCACGGAGGCCGCTCTCACGCGGTTGGCGATGTCGTCGATGGTGAGGCCATATTGGCGCAGCTG from Sandaracinaceae bacterium includes the following:
- the metF gene encoding methylenetetrahydrofolate reductase [NAD(P)H]; its protein translation is MRIADRLKHKRPVFSFEFFPPKTEAGEVVLWKSLEQLAKLRPDYVSVTYGAGGSTRARTIELVGRIKRELGIEAMAHLTCVGSTRDEIAEILDRLGELGIENVLALRGDPPKGSERFEAVAGGFTHGTELVSFIRERYGDAFCVGAACYPEVHPEATDADADLRHLVEKVNAGVDFLVSQLFFENAAFLSFCDRAQKAGVAVPIVAGIMPVTNVKQIERFTAMCGASFPQPFAEHLRTIEDDPQEVFWAGVQYASHQCRQLLEPQREDFFGPAPLGVPGIHFYTLNKSPASRAIFEILQLTRAAF
- a CDS encoding quinone-dependent dihydroorotate dehydrogenase; its protein translation is MLYRFLLRPLLYLLPAETAHHITFAMLRAFARVRPFRALLRALFSATSPALETRALGMRLPNPVGLAAGFDKDAQGFEALGALGFGFVEVGTLTGQAQPGNPKPRLFRLPADRALVNRMGFNNGGSAAAAERLAVPRDTRVGVNLGKSKVVAEEDAPSDYVLSAERLAPLADYVVVNVSSPNTPGLRNLQAVEKLQPLLVAVREAIDRVSSPTRRVPLLVKIAPDLADEDVDQVADLAVQLGLDGIIATNTTISRVGLRSHPARVEACGAGGLSGAPLEVRSLAVLKRLRARVGPDMTLVTMDGVETPEHAYARIRAGATLIQVYTGLIYHGPMLPKRLARGLERLARRDGFERVADAVGVDA
- a CDS encoding GMC family oxidoreductase N-terminal domain-containing protein, yielding MSNTKYDYIVVGAGSAGCCIANRLSADGKTRVLLIEAGGKDNNPLIKMGIGFSRLMYDKSVSNVYETQPEPHLGNRRVHIVRGRVLGGSSSINGQIYMRGQRQDYDDWAALPGCEGWSYDELLPYFRKSEHFEPGPASDYHGQGGELNVTYPSFNYDITEAYLASANSLGIPRNDDLNGENQEGIGMMQVNQKDRQRWSSADAFLDKEVKARPNLVITLNSYVKRVVLDGKRAIGVDYQDKKGTVHRAEVTKEVILSAGAYNSSPILELSGIGRKDVLKGLGVELLHELAGVGENL
- a CDS encoding efflux RND transporter permease subunit, with product MSEPHNAGEPGAELPPIDPSIPLDERKDGHAADIKGPVAWMARNGVAANTLMFMLVIGGVLALSNVRQEVFPEVELDTISVSVAYPGASPSEIEQSIILAVEEAVQGLDGVKEVRSASYEGNGLVLVELMLGADQDRALNDAKSAIDRITSFPQDAERPVVSLISNRTQAISLVLYGDIEEATLRSLAEDTRRDLLADPRVTYVEIGGTRELEISIEVPEAQLRQYGLTIDDIANRVRAASVELPAGTVRTTAGEILLRTTERRDRGAEFGDIAVMARPDGTQVLLRDIATIRDGFSEDEREVRFNGQRAVMVSAFRVGNETPLDVAAAVKEYAARAAGELPAGVSVTTWADLSEMYADRINLLRENALQGLVLVLLILGLLLEARLAFWVALGIPTSFAGSLIFFDVTDVSINMISLFAFIVTLGMVVDDAIVVGESVYDLREKGYSRADSAIKGVSTVGLPVLLSILTTCVAFLPMLFVPGVMGKFFRVLPIVVILVLVVSLVESLYVLPAHLSHKMPWLLEKLLWPILFPLQLLPTKTVSRGLVVVTQRFYLPTLKVALRWRYVTLMTGLAMMVASVGLIAGGRVGFSFLPKTAGDVITVMLKMPVGTPIADTRRALEQISGAAERLIAEHPTIAGGSISRGIYLDVGSNTSLEPDITGGAGVFGSNLGTVMFYMVAQEEREVTTSEIVRLWRAQVADIPGVDSLVFNYDVGAQPGSPVAIELVHEDSEVLEAAARRLAEEIRSYSSLRDIESGVAVGKEQLDFTLTAEGRALGLTEVDLARQVRAAYYGTEAVRQQRGRDEVRVFVRRPREDRSSLHEVEQMMVRAPSGVEIPLAQAAHVSRGRAYTVIRRTEGRQTITVTADVEDGDTNAGEIVERIVANEVAQLERDIPGLTHSLGGEQERQAETMNSLKLGFTFALFAMYALLAVGFKSYAQPILVLLAIPFGFIGAVWGHVLMGYDLSIMSQMGIVALAGVVVNDSLILVEATNEFRAEGHDIWRACLMGGARRIRPILLTSLTTFFGLAPIILETSVQARFLIPMAISLGFGVLFATFITLLLVPAAYMALEDATRGMGNFMRWLSGDEPVDEPEEPEGPADTLISDPGLGSQPAE